A region from the Tachyglossus aculeatus isolate mTacAcu1 chromosome 5, mTacAcu1.pri, whole genome shotgun sequence genome encodes:
- the KLHL17 gene encoding kelch-like protein 17: MQARPDLGPGPARSPEAPAPAPGPDTHPCLDSEAERIQLRPARPAVGAMEGGMQLLSRDGHSVSHSAKRHYHDAFVCMSRMRQRGQLCDIVLHVATKEIKAHKVVLASCSPYFHAMFTNEMSESRQTHVTLHDIDPQALEQLVQYAYTAEIVVGEGNVQTLLPAASLLQLNGVRDACCKFLLSQLDPSNCLGIRSFADTHSCGELLKAAHKYVLQHFVDVAKTEEFMLLPLKQVLDLISSDSLNVPSEEEVYRAALSWVRHDVDGRRQHVPRLMKCVRLPLLSRDFLLSHVDSEALVRHHSDCKDLLIEALKFHLLPEQRGVLGNSRTRPRRCEGASPVLFAVGGGSLFAIHGDCEAYDTRTDRWHMVASMSTRRARVGVAAIGNKLYAVGGYDGTSDLATVECYDPVTNSWQPEVAMGTRRSCLGVAALHGLLYAAGGYDGASCLNSAERYDPLTGTWTSIAAMSTRRRYVRVATLDGNLYAVGGYDSSSHLATVEKYEPQGNTWAPIANMLSRRSSAGVAVLEGALYVAGGNDGTSCLNSVERYSPKANTWESVAPMNIRRSTHDLVAMDGWLYAVGGNDGSSSLNSIEKYNPRTNKWAAASCMFTRRSSVGVAVLELLNFPPPSSPTLSVSSTSL, from the exons CCCGGACACGCACCCCTGCCTGGACAGCGAGGCGGAGCGGATCCAGCTGCGCCCCGCCCGGCCCGCCGTGGGCGCCATGGAGGGCGGGATGCAGCTGCTGAGCCGGGACGGGCACAGCGTCTCTCACAGCGCCAAACGGCACTACCACGACGCCTTCGTGTGCATGAGCCGCATGCGGCAGCGCGGGCAGCTGTGCGACATCGTGCTGCACGTGGCCACCAAGGAGATCAAGGCCCACAAGGTGGTGTTGGCCTCCTGCAGCCCCTACTTCCACGCCATGTTCACAA ACGAGATGAGCGAGAGCCGCCAGACCCACGTCACCCTGCATGACATCGACCCCCAGGCCCTGGAGCAGCTGGTGCAGTACGCGTACACGGCCGAGATCGTCGTGGGTGAAGGCAACGTGCAG ACGCTGCTCCCGGCTGCCAGCCTCCTGCAGCTGAACGGGGTGCGCGACGCCTGTTGCAAATTCCTGCTGAGCCAGCTGGACCCCTCCAACTGCCTGGGGATCCGCAGCTTTGCCGACACCCACTCCTGCGGCGAGCTGCTCAAGGCTGCGCACAAGTACGTGCTGCAGCACTTCGTGGACGTGGCCAAGACCGAggagttcatgctgctgccactCAAGCAG GTGCTGGACCTCATCTCCAGCGACAGCCTCAACGTGCCATCTGAAGAGGAGGTGTACCGGGCGGCCCTAAGCTGGGTCCGGCACGACGTGGACGGTCGGAGGCAACACGTGCCGCGG CTGATGAAGTGCGTACGGCTGCCGCTGCTGAGCCGGGACTTCCTGCTGAGCCACGTGGACAGCGAGGCGCTGGTGCGGCACCACTCGGATTGCAAGGACCTCCTCATCGAGGCCCTCAAGTTCCACCTGCTGCCGGAGCAGCGCGGGGTCCTGGGGAACAGCCGCACCCGGCCGCGCCGCTGCGAGGGagccagccccgtgctcttcgcAGTGG GTGGTGGAAGCCTGTTCGCCATCCACGGGGACTGTGAGGCGTATGACACACGGACTGACCGCTGGCACATGGTGGCCTCCATGTCCACCCGCCGGGCCCGTGTAGGCGTCGCTGCCATAGGGAACAAGCTCTACGCCGTGGGCGG GTACGACGGGACGTCTGACCTGGCCACAGTCGAGTGCTATGATCCAGTCACCAACTCTTGGCAGCCCGAGGTGGCCATGGGCACGAGGCGCAGCTGCCTAGGGGTGGCAGCTCTCCACGGGCTGCTCTACGCCGCCGGGGGCTACGATGGAGCCTCCTGTCTCAAcag CGCTGAGCGGTACGACCCCCTGACAGGCACTTGGACATCCATCGCTGCCATGAGCACCAGGAGAAGATACGTCCGTGTGGCCACACTGG ATGGGAACCTGTACGCAGTCGGAGGCTATGACAGCTCTTCCCACCTGGCCACCGTAGAGAAATATGAACCCCAG GGAAACACATGGGCACCCATCGCCAATATGCTGAGCCGCCGCAGCAGCGCTGGCGTGGCAGTCCTGGAGGGAGCACTCTACGTGGCTGGGGGCAATGACGGGACCAGCTGCCTCAACTCCGTGGAGCGCTACAGCCCCAAGGCTAACACCTGGGAGAGCGTGGCCCCCATGAACATCCGCAG GAGCACCCACGACCTGGTGGCCATGGATGGATGGCTGTACGCCGTGGGCGGGAACGACGGGAGCTCCAGCCTCAACTCCATTGAGAAGTACAACCCGCGGACCAACAAATGGGCAGCCGCTTCCTGCATGTTCACCCGGCGCAGCAGTGTTGGGGTGGCCGTGCTCGAGCTGCTCAACTTcccgcccccatcctcccccaccctctccgTCTCCTCGACCAGCCTTTGA